The bacterium genomic interval GGCTTCCAGGGCAACCCCGGCTCACACCCGATCCGGAGCCTTCGCGGTCCCGGGCGCCCCAGACCCTACTCACCGCAACAATTCAACCGAGAATCCCACGCTACGCGGCCGATCTCGCTTCTACCGCGCAGACTCCTAGTCGCCACTGGGCAGCAGCCCGAAGAACCCCAGCACGCGCAGAACGCGGCCCTCGTCGTCGACCTCGGTGACATCGAAGCCGGGGAGCACGAGCTTGCCGTCGCGCCGGATCTCCCAGGCGTAGCGGTGGAGATCGTGATGGCTGTCTACGCAGCTCGCGCGCAGGTACTCCGCTCCCGGCAGACGCGCGTGCACCTCGTGGACGTTGGCCTCGAACTCGTCGAGCCCGCGCGCGACGACGCTTGGGTCGATGAACTCGACCTTCGGGGAGAGCGCCTTCTCGATGAGCGCGCGGATCTTGGCGGGCTCGGTCTCGTTCCAGGCGGCGAGCATGTGGTCGAGCGACTCGGGGTAGGCCATCTCGGGAACGCCTCCGTGCGCGGCTCTTCGTGTTCTAGCAGATCGGCTCTCTCACCGTGGGTTCCCTGTGGGGATTCGACCTGCCGCCACCGATCGTTCGCCGGGCATCACGATCAGGCGGCACGATCGTTGTCGCGAGCGACCCGACATGTTGCCGAGCCCCTCCTCCTCCCGGTCGCGGCAAACCCACGGCTTCCCGCTTATCTTCTCGGTGTCTTGGCGTGTCAGCTCTTTTCCTGATTCGTCTGATGCCACCAAGACCGACAGGGAGCCCAATGTCTCGGGACTCACCGAGCGAAGAAGCAGCCACAGCGGTCCTGGCCGATGACCACGGGATCGTGCGGGCCGCGACGCGTCAGATTCTCGCTGAGCTGGGGAATATCGAGATCGTCGAGGAAGCCGAAGACGGCCTTGCCGCGATCGCGGCGATCAGGACGCACGAGCCCGACTTGCTGGTGCTGGATGCGGCGATGCCGCTCGCACGGGG includes:
- a CDS encoding nuclear transport factor 2 family protein — encoded protein: MAYPESLDHMLAAWNETEPAKIRALIEKALSPKVEFIDPSVVARGLDEFEANVHEVHARLPGAEYLRASCVDSHHDLHRYAWEIRRDGKLVLPGFDVTEVDDEGRVLRVLGFFGLLPSGD